From Bacteroides uniformis:
TTCCTCCATATAATGGTTATAAATATCAGACAATTCCTGATGCTTGTCCTTCAAATCAGACATATCAATCAAGGTGACCAGCTTCCCACTGTTGAACAGTCCCACGCGGTCGCAAACTTTCTGCACCTGGTCCAGGTGGTGGGAAGAGAACAAGACGGTCAGTCCCTCCTTCCGGCTCAACTGCCTAATGAGCTCGATGAACTCCTGAACACCGGCAGGGTCTATTCCCGAAGTAGGTTCATCCAGGATTATAATTTCCGGATTTTTGATAAGCACGTCTGCCAACCCCAATCGCTGGCGCATACCGCGCGAATATTTCCCGGTCTTCTTTTTCATCTGTCCGGCAAGCCCCACATGCTCCATCAGCTCCAGCGCCTTGACTTTCGCTTCGGCATCCGAAATGCCATTGAGACGCGCAGTATATAT
This genomic window contains:
- a CDS encoding ABC transporter ATP-binding protein; the encoded protein is MDERVIALTDLTKQYGRFTAVDRICLTIRKGEIFGLLGPNGAGKSTTILMMLGLTEPTSGSVEICGIDSTRHPIEVKRKIGYLPEDVGFYDDMTGSENLIYTARLNGISDAEAKVKALELMEHVGLAGQMKKKTGKYSRGMRQRLGLADVLIKNPEIIILDEPTSGIDPAGVQEFIELIRQLSRKEGLTVLFSSHHLDQVQKVCDRVGLFNSGKLVTLIDMSDLKDKHQELSDIYNHYMEEGGERHE